From Oryza sativa Japonica Group chromosome 4, ASM3414082v1, one genomic window encodes:
- the LOC136355999 gene encoding uncharacterized protein encodes MEALQAERVELDAAWARVEEGRRSVEAMVEVGRKAHRRHVSELEARRKMLGEIARGVEEERGAALIATTVMNEAQDNLRLQYGSWEAELGKKLDAARGVLDAAAARERRAAETEVASRRREETLEARAMALEERACVVERDLADREAAVAIREVTLAVHEAACAEEESALRLREDTLTERERALEEAEAAAQRLAESASLREAAQEDQARRNLESARAERAALNQRAAELEAQARELDARARSGGAATGDSDLAARLAAAEHTIADLQGALHSSTGEVEALRLAGEIGPSMLRDAVSRLDRVGRQAGLWGGRTVKYAANQGGLAQRLSEMAGTLQRLPEELEGTIKSSSRDLARGAVELVLASYQARDPDFSPWTALDEFPPGTEDGARAQVRDAADHIVHSFEGSAPRLAFALNSDEEGDDGGVGDSGDEAGDPGASE; translated from the coding sequence atggaggccttgcaagcagagcgggtggagctcgacgccgcatgggcacgtgtcgaagaggggcgtcgctcggtggaggccatggtggaggtgggccgcaaggcacaccgccgtcatgtctcagagctcgaagcccgtcggaagatgctgggggagatcgccaggggggtggaggaggagaggggggctgccctcatcgccactaccgtgatgaacgaggcacAGGACaacctccgccttcaatacgggagctgggaggcggagctagggaagaagctcgacgccgcccggggggtccttgacgctgccgctgcccgagaacggcgggcggcggagaccgaggtggcatcccggcggcgcgaagaaacccttgaggcccgtgccatggcgctggaagagcgtgcctgcgtcgtggagagggacctggcggaccgcgaggccgccgttgctattcgggaggtcacactggcggtgcacgaagccgcctgtgccgaagaagagtccgcactccgcctccgcgaggatacgctcaccgagcgggagcgagccctcgaggaggccgaggccgcagcACAGAGGCTAGCGGAGAGCGCGTCCCTCCGCGAAGCTGCGCAAGAGGACCAAGCGCGTCGCAATCTGGAAAGTGCCCGCGctgagagggccgcactgaaccagcgggccgctgaactcgaggcgcaggcaagggagctggatgcaagggcgcgtagcggcggggcggccacgggcgacagcgacttagccgcccgcctcgcagctgccgaacacaccatcgcggatctgcagggcgcgctgcattcgtccaccggggaggtcgaggcccttcgCCTGGCAGGCGAGATAGGGCCCAGCATGCTTCGCGACGCCGTGTCCCGTTTAGACCGCgtcgggcggcaggcgggtctctggggcgggcggactgtgaagtacgccgccaaccaggggggcctcgcccagcgcctctcggagatggccgggactctccagcggctccccgaggagctcgaggggacgattaagtcatcctcgagggacctcgcccgaggagcggtggagctcgtactggcgagttaccaggccagggaccccgacttctccccatggacggcgctggacgagttccctcccgggaccgaggacggcgcgcgcgcgcaggtccgggatgccgccgaccatatcgtccacagcttcgagggttcggcccctcggctcgcgttcgccctcaactccgacgaggagggcgatgacggcggtgtgggcgacagtggcgacgaggctggcgacccgggtgcatcggagtga